One Streptomyces sp. R28 DNA window includes the following coding sequences:
- a CDS encoding DUF1348 family protein gives MTDRPPLPPFTRESAAQKVQPAEDAWNTRDPHKVALAYSADSVWRNRDTFVTGRAGIVEFLTSKWAREHEYALRKDLWAFDGNRIAVRFQYECRDADGRWWRSYGNELWEFDEHGLMTRREASINDVPIEEQERRIHGPRPDAERGLSFPLE, from the coding sequence ATGACCGACCGCCCGCCCCTGCCGCCGTTCACCCGCGAGAGCGCCGCACAGAAGGTGCAGCCCGCCGAGGACGCCTGGAACACCCGCGACCCGCACAAGGTGGCGCTCGCCTACTCCGCGGACTCGGTGTGGCGCAACCGCGACACCTTCGTCACCGGCCGCGCAGGGATCGTCGAGTTCCTCACCTCGAAGTGGGCCCGGGAGCACGAGTACGCGCTGCGCAAGGACCTGTGGGCCTTCGACGGCAACCGCATCGCGGTCCGCTTCCAGTACGAGTGCCGGGACGCCGACGGCCGGTGGTGGCGGTCGTACGGCAACGAGCTGTGGGAGTTCGACGAGCACGGGCTGATGACCCGGCGCGAGGCGAGCATCAACGACGTACCCATCGAGGAGCAGGAACGCCGGATCCACGGCCCGCGCCCCGACGCCGAACGAGGCCTGTCCTTCCCGCTTGAGTAG
- a CDS encoding flavoprotein, protein MTEQDERAPFLYVVVCAAGIATDVGKLITAAQEREWQVGVIATPLAMNGFFDTAAVEAQTGRPIRSAWRRPGEARPFPEPDAVVVAPATFNTINKWAAGIADTLALGTLCEAYGLGVPIAALPCVADALAAHPAYQDSLIRLRGMGVRFGQPYAGEVGEDGRRPEFGWERALDLLDR, encoded by the coding sequence GTGACCGAACAGGACGAGCGAGCGCCCTTTCTCTACGTCGTCGTATGCGCCGCCGGCATCGCCACGGACGTCGGCAAGCTGATCACCGCCGCGCAGGAGCGCGAGTGGCAGGTCGGGGTCATCGCGACGCCGCTCGCCATGAACGGCTTCTTCGACACGGCCGCCGTCGAGGCGCAGACCGGCCGCCCGATCCGCTCCGCCTGGCGTCGCCCCGGTGAAGCACGGCCCTTCCCGGAACCCGACGCGGTCGTCGTCGCCCCGGCCACCTTCAACACGATCAACAAGTGGGCCGCCGGTATCGCCGACACCCTAGCCCTGGGCACCCTGTGCGAGGCGTACGGCCTCGGTGTCCCCATCGCCGCCCTGCCCTGCGTGGCCGACGCGCTGGCCGCCCATCCCGCGTACCAGGACAGCCTGATACGGCTGCGGGGGATGGGCGTGCGCTTCGGGCAGCCGTACGCCGGCGAGGTGGGGGAGGACGGCAGGCGCCCGGAGTTCGGGTGGGAGCGGGCGCTGGACCTGCTGGACCGGTGA
- a CDS encoding cytochrome P450 has translation MTDMTESHTVAFPQNRTCPYHPPTAYDPLRETRPLARITLYDGSLAWLVTGHGLARTLLADPRLSSDRARPGFPAPNARFAAVRNRRSALLGVDGPEHRVQRRMMVPSFTLRRAAELRPEIQRIVDERLDAMIAQGAPAELVSAFALPVPSMVISALLGVPYADHDFFEEQSRRLLRGPRAEDTMDARDRLEAYFAELIDRKQKQPEPGDGVLDELVHQQLRDGELDHEELIALATILLVAGHETTANMISLGTFTLLQHPDRLAELRAAPALLPEVVEELMRMLSIADALLRVAVEDIETADGTIRAGDGVVFSTSVINRDEAVYPDPDTLDWHRPTRHHVAFGFGIHQCLGQNLARAEMEIALRTLFDRLPNLRLAVPAEEIPFKPGDTIQGMLELPVTW, from the coding sequence ATGACGGACATGACGGAATCGCACACCGTCGCCTTCCCTCAGAACCGCACCTGTCCGTACCACCCACCCACCGCCTACGACCCCCTGCGTGAAACCCGCCCACTGGCCCGGATCACCCTCTACGACGGCAGCCTGGCCTGGCTGGTCACCGGACATGGCCTCGCCCGTACCCTGCTGGCCGACCCGCGGCTGTCCTCCGACCGCGCCCGGCCCGGCTTCCCGGCGCCCAACGCCCGGTTCGCGGCGGTCCGCAACCGCAGGAGCGCCCTGCTGGGCGTCGACGGCCCCGAACACCGGGTCCAGCGGCGGATGATGGTTCCCAGCTTCACGCTCAGGCGGGCCGCCGAGCTGCGCCCGGAGATCCAGCGGATCGTCGACGAACGGCTCGACGCGATGATCGCCCAGGGAGCCCCCGCCGAGCTGGTGAGCGCCTTCGCGCTGCCCGTTCCCTCGATGGTCATCAGCGCCCTGCTGGGCGTCCCCTATGCCGACCACGACTTCTTCGAGGAACAGTCCCGGCGCCTGCTGCGGGGTCCCAGGGCCGAGGACACCATGGACGCCCGCGACCGGCTGGAGGCGTACTTCGCCGAGTTGATCGACCGGAAACAGAAACAGCCGGAGCCCGGCGACGGCGTCCTGGACGAACTCGTCCACCAGCAGTTGCGCGACGGCGAGCTGGACCACGAGGAGCTCATCGCCCTCGCGACCATCCTGCTGGTCGCCGGCCACGAGACGACCGCCAACATGATCTCCCTCGGCACCTTCACCCTCCTCCAGCACCCCGACCGCCTGGCCGAGTTGCGTGCCGCCCCGGCGCTGCTGCCCGAGGTGGTCGAGGAACTCATGCGGATGCTGTCGATCGCCGACGCCCTGCTGCGCGTCGCCGTCGAGGACATCGAGACGGCCGACGGGACGATCCGGGCGGGCGACGGCGTGGTCTTCTCGACCTCGGTCATCAATCGCGACGAGGCCGTCTACCCCGACCCCGACACCCTGGACTGGCACCGCCCCACCCGCCATCACGTCGCTTTCGGCTTCGGCATCCACCAGTGCCTCGGCCAGAACCTGGCCCGCGCCGAGATGGAGATCGCCCTGCGCACCCTCTTCGACCGGCTGCCGAACCTGCGCCTGGCCGTCCCCGCGGAGGAAATCCCCTTCAAACCCGGCGACACGATCCAGGGGATGCTGGAACTCCCCGTGACCTGGTAA
- a CDS encoding helix-turn-helix domain-containing protein, whose product MTVSADGLPETAAPGDPAPPPGLVVVGHFDQPPGYGIDRPRGADSWLFTWTTGGRGRLRHAGTEARAGAGDLVVLAPGVPHGYGVEPGARHWEFWWVHCQARSSWQSWLRPYDTGEGMYAVTPTPDAVHGRVEAAFRRMLADARWTGTGAPPASAPGEEPVAVAHGTAARELALCALEEVVLLTAGTARTPPSHPGVDDRVRRAEALIAADPGAPHSVRSLAEHVALSPSRFAHLFTRQLGQSPMRALREARLRHAARLLETTGLSVERVAAASGFASPFHFNRVFRERYGMPPGAYRASGPMVGA is encoded by the coding sequence ATGACCGTGAGCGCTGACGGATTGCCCGAGACTGCTGCCCCCGGCGATCCCGCCCCGCCGCCGGGCCTGGTGGTGGTCGGGCACTTCGACCAGCCGCCGGGGTACGGCATCGACCGGCCGCGCGGCGCGGACAGCTGGCTGTTCACCTGGACCACCGGCGGACGGGGCAGGCTGCGCCACGCAGGCACCGAGGCGCGGGCCGGGGCGGGGGATCTGGTGGTCCTAGCGCCGGGCGTCCCGCACGGCTACGGCGTCGAACCCGGCGCACGGCACTGGGAGTTCTGGTGGGTGCACTGCCAGGCCCGCTCCTCCTGGCAGTCCTGGCTGCGCCCGTACGACACCGGTGAGGGGATGTACGCCGTCACGCCGACGCCGGACGCGGTGCACGGCCGCGTCGAGGCGGCCTTCCGCCGGATGCTCGCCGATGCCCGCTGGACGGGGACGGGCGCGCCGCCCGCGTCGGCGCCGGGGGAGGAGCCGGTCGCGGTGGCGCACGGCACCGCGGCCCGCGAACTCGCCCTGTGCGCACTGGAAGAGGTCGTCCTGCTCACCGCCGGCACCGCGCGGACGCCCCCGTCCCACCCCGGCGTCGACGACCGGGTGCGCCGGGCCGAGGCGCTGATCGCCGCCGATCCGGGTGCCCCGCACTCGGTGCGCTCGCTCGCCGAGCACGTCGCGCTCTCGCCCTCCCGGTTCGCCCACCTCTTCACCCGGCAACTCGGGCAGTCACCGATGCGCGCGCTGCGCGAGGCGCGTCTGCGGCACGCCGCCCGGCTGTTGGAGACCACCGGCCTGTCCGTGGAACGCGTGGCAGCCGCTTCCGGGTTCGCCAGCCCGTTTCACTTCAACCGGGTGTTCCGCGAACGGTACGGGATGCCGCCCGGCGCGTACCGGGCGAGTGGCCCAATGGTTGGCGCATGA
- a CDS encoding ricin-type beta-trefoil lectin domain protein, whose translation MHDAGLSNSPRDARLFEVTDAQLSAELKKWTGATPALHPVGELLDRHWEAGFAYARLCTADARSAGMLTTAAFTRLFGETLRQTGPTAAWRPQLLVTVRRIAAEWDTDRRQELLHPELRTEPGSGERLSARLLPPADRRLLSGAFQRLPQSARCLLWHSEVEAEPLAIPAGLLGLDEEDARVELGRADERLREECLQVHRELAPEQECRRYLRMLDVTCRRGSVDVDPDLREHLDRCGHCSDTAGQLRFFNAGLGAALAEAVLGWGARAYLEARASQAEKPAEAGPAPTAAIAGESFFSEAGTFAPAADAFADEGRAPAAEDFASGSEPPAPAQGAPAPAGRPFSAADVVAPPARTGPRRARRTARRTAPRTDAGTAPGPGAPRGFSGRAALKATRRAARRRNLTAAVATVCALVVLPLVVGSVIGSGDGSAPTAGDRPSEASGSNEGSASSNPSWAGAAEAAKGDLRGRLYNIGSGLCVGIVGGKAVKNAETELATCSSAADQQWADETDGLLRSGAEPDLCLDSHLGYSVRLAPCAGASDSDTKNVRYDFTLQGTLVPRFNQELALSPAATDGSGSLVLKTRDDEGDAQHWVIDTSKAELQMEAVNWDTVARTPELTTPKPTPTPTPKQSKTPTPTPTPSATPSTAQPTPASPYPTDSYCYYYPYSCSSDGQYGGSGGGGYGGGGYGGYGGYGGYGYGGYGGYGQGGGGRG comes from the coding sequence GTGCATGACGCAGGCCTGTCGAATTCCCCTCGCGACGCCCGCCTCTTCGAAGTGACCGACGCTCAGCTGAGCGCAGAACTGAAGAAGTGGACGGGGGCGACACCGGCACTCCACCCCGTCGGTGAACTCCTCGACCGGCACTGGGAAGCAGGCTTCGCCTACGCGCGGCTGTGCACCGCGGACGCCCGCTCCGCCGGCATGCTCACCACTGCGGCATTCACCCGGCTCTTCGGCGAGACACTGCGGCAGACCGGACCGACGGCGGCGTGGCGTCCCCAACTGCTCGTCACCGTGCGCCGTATCGCGGCGGAGTGGGACACCGACCGCCGACAGGAACTGCTCCACCCCGAGCTGCGGACGGAGCCCGGCAGCGGGGAGCGCCTCTCCGCCCGGCTGCTGCCGCCGGCCGACCGCCGCCTGCTGTCCGGTGCGTTCCAGCGGTTGCCCCAGTCCGCCCGCTGCCTGCTGTGGCACAGCGAGGTCGAGGCCGAACCCCTGGCGATACCCGCCGGACTCCTCGGCCTCGACGAGGAGGACGCCCGTGTCGAACTCGGCCGGGCCGACGAGCGTCTGCGCGAGGAGTGCCTCCAGGTCCACCGCGAACTCGCCCCGGAACAGGAGTGCCGGCGCTACCTGCGGATGCTGGACGTGACCTGCCGGCGCGGCTCAGTCGACGTCGACCCCGACCTGCGCGAGCACCTGGACCGCTGCGGGCACTGCAGCGACACCGCGGGCCAGCTGCGCTTCTTCAACGCGGGGCTCGGTGCCGCACTGGCCGAGGCGGTGCTCGGCTGGGGCGCGAGAGCCTATCTGGAGGCGAGAGCGAGCCAGGCCGAGAAGCCCGCCGAGGCCGGGCCGGCGCCGACAGCGGCGATCGCGGGCGAGTCCTTCTTCTCCGAGGCCGGCACCTTTGCCCCTGCCGCGGATGCCTTCGCGGACGAGGGTCGCGCGCCTGCGGCAGAGGACTTCGCCTCCGGGAGCGAGCCTCCCGCGCCCGCTCAAGGGGCGCCCGCCCCGGCGGGCCGGCCCTTCTCCGCCGCGGACGTGGTCGCCCCGCCCGCACGGACGGGCCCTCGGCGGGCACGCCGCACCGCACGCCGGACCGCCCCGCGCACCGACGCCGGCACCGCTCCCGGTCCGGGCGCCCCGCGCGGCTTCTCCGGCCGCGCCGCCCTCAAGGCCACCCGCCGCGCCGCCCGGCGCCGCAACCTCACCGCGGCCGTCGCCACCGTCTGTGCCCTGGTCGTCCTCCCGCTCGTCGTCGGGTCCGTCATCGGCTCCGGAGACGGTTCCGCTCCGACCGCGGGCGACCGCCCCTCCGAAGCGTCCGGCTCGAACGAGGGCTCCGCCAGCAGCAACCCGTCCTGGGCGGGCGCCGCCGAGGCCGCGAAGGGCGATCTGCGGGGCCGCCTCTACAACATCGGATCGGGGCTGTGCGTCGGCATCGTCGGCGGGAAGGCCGTCAAGAACGCGGAAACCGAGCTCGCCACCTGTTCCTCGGCGGCAGACCAGCAGTGGGCGGACGAGACCGACGGCCTGCTGCGCAGCGGCGCGGAGCCCGATCTGTGCCTCGACTCCCACCTCGGCTACTCGGTCCGGCTGGCCCCGTGCGCGGGTGCCTCCGATTCCGACACCAAGAACGTCCGCTACGACTTCACCCTCCAGGGCACTCTGGTGCCTCGCTTCAACCAGGAACTGGCCCTCAGCCCCGCAGCCACGGACGGCTCGGGATCCCTGGTCCTCAAGACCCGTGACGACGAGGGCGACGCCCAGCACTGGGTGATCGACACATCGAAGGCCGAACTCCAGATGGAGGCGGTCAACTGGGACACGGTCGCCCGTACTCCGGAGCTGACGACGCCGAAGCCCACGCCGACCCCCACGCCCAAGCAGTCGAAGACACCGACGCCCACCCCGACGCCGTCCGCGACCCCGTCGACCGCGCAGCCGACCCCGGCGAGCCCGTACCCGACCGACTCGTACTGCTACTACTACCCCTACTCCTGCTCGTCGGACGGCCAGTACGGCGGGTCCGGTGGAGGGGGGTACGGCGGGGGAGGGTATGGCGGGTACGGCGGATATGGCGGATACGGGTACGGCGGTTATGGCGGTTACGGCCAGGGCGGTGGCGGTCGCGGCTGA
- a CDS encoding TetR/AcrR family transcriptional regulator: MDSATAREQALDAAEELFYGRGIQSVGMDDIRGASGVSLKRLYQLFPAKEQLVEAYLERRDVRWRGQLATYVERQADPGLRLLAVFDWLEEWFGAADFRGCAWINSYGELGARSERVADQVRAHKRAFRDYLASLVAGAGLPDALTGPLFLLAEGAMVTAGITGSTRPAAEAREAARSLLAAH; this comes from the coding sequence ATGGACAGCGCAACCGCCCGGGAGCAGGCACTGGACGCCGCGGAGGAGCTGTTCTACGGGCGCGGCATACAGTCCGTCGGCATGGACGACATCCGGGGCGCGTCCGGGGTCTCGCTGAAGCGGCTCTATCAGCTCTTCCCGGCGAAGGAGCAGCTGGTGGAGGCGTATCTGGAGCGGCGCGACGTGCGCTGGCGCGGGCAGCTCGCCACCTACGTCGAGCGACAGGCCGACCCCGGGCTGCGGCTCCTCGCCGTCTTCGACTGGCTGGAGGAGTGGTTCGGCGCGGCGGACTTCCGCGGGTGCGCGTGGATCAACTCGTACGGCGAGCTGGGCGCCCGCTCCGAGCGGGTGGCGGACCAGGTCCGGGCGCACAAGCGGGCGTTTCGCGACTACCTCGCCTCGCTGGTGGCGGGGGCGGGGCTGCCCGACGCGCTGACCGGGCCGCTGTTTCTGCTGGCCGAGGGCGCCATGGTCACGGCGGGCATCACCGGCAGTACGCGGCCGGCGGCCGAGGCCCGGGAGGCGGCGCGGTCACTGCTGGCGGCGCACTGA
- a CDS encoding DUF4232 domain-containing protein: MGRARAFQPLQRATPLVSAVALVALLAACDNGADSSGAVQTPAGTSSRTTEPGTAGSGKPTTEPSTAGTGSPATESTGSTTRCHTSELRAAIGRPSPGAGQRNFPIVLTNTADRTCTVRGYPGAAFVDASGRQLGPDPKRSADTPTTVTLAPGRSAWAGLTFASPEISGARTATPKALLVTPPDERDSIEVAWTAGAVPVAGNESSVFVTVVQPGTGG; the protein is encoded by the coding sequence ATGGGACGTGCACGGGCATTCCAGCCCTTACAGCGAGCGACCCCCCTGGTGAGCGCCGTCGCGCTGGTGGCCCTGCTGGCCGCCTGCGACAACGGCGCCGACTCGTCGGGCGCTGTCCAGACACCGGCCGGCACGAGCAGCCGTACGACCGAACCCGGCACCGCCGGCAGCGGGAAACCCACGACCGAGCCGAGCACGGCCGGCACCGGGAGCCCCGCGACCGAGTCGACCGGCTCCACCACGCGGTGCCACACATCCGAGCTGCGCGCCGCCATCGGCCGCCCCAGCCCGGGGGCCGGTCAGCGGAACTTCCCGATCGTGCTGACCAACACGGCCGACCGGACCTGCACCGTGCGCGGCTATCCGGGCGCCGCCTTCGTCGACGCGTCCGGCAGGCAACTCGGCCCGGACCCGAAGCGCTCTGCCGACACACCCACCACCGTCACACTGGCCCCCGGCCGCAGCGCCTGGGCCGGGCTGACCTTCGCCAGCCCCGAGATCAGCGGGGCCCGTACGGCCACGCCCAAGGCGCTGCTCGTGACACCGCCGGACGAGCGGGACTCGATCGAGGTGGCATGGACGGCCGGTGCGGTGCCCGTGGCCGGAAACGAGTCCTCGGTCTTCGTGACCGTGGTCCAGCCCGGCACTGGCGGTTGA
- a CDS encoding arsenic transporter: MALLIAVLLGAVLRPFGLPEAAVAVPAAGVAIATGVISPAHAWAEVERLGPVVGFLAAVLVLAHFCDVEGLFWACGAWMARWSAGSPGRLLTAVFALGSAITAVLSLDATVVLLTPVVLATAARAGVRAEPHVYACAHLSNTASLLLPVSNLTNLLAFEASGLSFTRFAALMTLPWLAAIGAEYLVFRRWFADELMAPVQAPDAGKAPELPLFALVTVGCTLAGFVVASAVGVEPAWVALAGALVLAGRAIVRRRASPLTVVRAAAPAFLAFVLALGVVVRAVVDHGLADALRQVLPDGSGLAALLGIAALAAVLANLINNLPAVLVLLPLTAPAGPGAVLAVLLGVNIGPNLTYAGSLATLLWRRIAHRHGHEIAVGEFTRLGLLAVPAALVPAVVALWASLQFVGG, from the coding sequence GTGGCCCTGCTCATCGCCGTACTGCTCGGGGCCGTTCTGCGCCCGTTCGGCCTTCCGGAGGCCGCCGTCGCGGTACCGGCCGCCGGGGTGGCGATCGCGACCGGGGTGATCTCGCCGGCGCATGCCTGGGCGGAGGTGGAGCGGCTCGGGCCGGTGGTCGGTTTCCTCGCCGCGGTGCTGGTCCTCGCCCACTTCTGCGATGTCGAGGGGCTCTTTTGGGCCTGCGGGGCCTGGATGGCCCGCTGGTCGGCGGGGTCTCCCGGACGGCTGCTGACCGCGGTGTTCGCGCTCGGCTCGGCGATCACGGCCGTGCTCAGCCTGGACGCCACGGTGGTGCTGCTGACGCCGGTCGTGCTGGCCACCGCCGCCCGGGCGGGCGTCCGCGCCGAACCCCACGTCTACGCCTGCGCGCACCTGTCGAACACGGCCTCGCTGCTGCTGCCGGTGTCCAACCTCACCAACCTGCTGGCGTTCGAGGCGAGCGGGCTGAGCTTCACCCGGTTCGCGGCGCTGATGACGCTGCCCTGGCTGGCCGCGATCGGCGCCGAGTACCTGGTCTTCCGGCGCTGGTTCGCCGACGAGCTGATGGCACCGGTCCAGGCGCCCGACGCCGGCAAGGCCCCCGAGCTGCCGCTGTTCGCGCTGGTCACCGTGGGCTGCACGCTGGCCGGGTTCGTCGTGGCCTCGGCGGTGGGCGTCGAGCCGGCGTGGGTGGCGCTCGCGGGGGCGCTGGTGCTGGCCGGGCGGGCGATCGTACGGCGCCGGGCCTCCCCGCTCACCGTGGTGCGGGCCGCCGCACCCGCGTTCCTGGCGTTCGTGCTCGCGCTCGGTGTCGTCGTGCGCGCCGTGGTCGACCACGGGCTCGCCGACGCGCTGCGGCAGGTACTGCCGGACGGCTCGGGCCTGGCCGCGCTGCTCGGCATCGCCGCGCTGGCCGCCGTACTGGCCAACCTGATCAACAACCTGCCCGCCGTGCTGGTCCTGCTGCCGCTGACCGCCCCGGCCGGGCCCGGCGCGGTGCTCGCGGTGCTGCTCGGGGTGAACATCGGCCCGAACCTGACGTACGCCGGCTCGCTGGCCACCCTGCTGTGGCGACGCATCGCGCACCGGCACGGGCACGAGATCGCCGTCGGCGAGTTCACCCGGCTCGGGCTGCTCGCGGTGCCGGCCGCCCTTGTCCCGGCCGTGGTGGCGCTGTGGGCGTCACTCCAGTTCGTCGGGGGCTGA
- a CDS encoding aldo/keto reductase, with translation MQYVKLGSTGLDVSRICLGCMTYGLPDRGVHEWTLDEEASRPLIRQALDAGINFFDTANVYSDGTSEEIVGKALRDFAHRDEIVLATKVNGRMRPGSNGAGLSRKAIMSEIDHSLARLGTDYVDLYQIHRFDPHTPVEETMEALHDLVKAGKVRYIGASSMYAWQFSKMQYTAERHGWTKFVSMQNHYNLLYREEEREMLPLCADQGVGVLPWSPLARARLTRDWGTVTERSAGDNFGSRLYVDSDRTVVEAVTRVADARGVPRAQVALAWLLHQDTVAAPIIGAAKPHHIEDAAAAVELELSEKELEELQQPYAPHPVIGH, from the coding sequence ATGCAGTACGTGAAGCTCGGTTCGACGGGCCTGGACGTGTCGCGGATCTGTCTGGGCTGCATGACCTACGGGCTCCCCGACCGCGGCGTGCACGAGTGGACCCTCGACGAGGAGGCGTCGCGGCCACTGATCCGGCAGGCGCTGGACGCCGGGATCAACTTCTTCGACACCGCCAACGTCTACTCCGACGGCACCAGCGAGGAGATCGTCGGCAAGGCGCTGCGCGACTTCGCCCACCGGGACGAGATCGTGCTCGCAACGAAGGTGAACGGCCGGATGCGGCCCGGCTCCAACGGCGCCGGCCTCTCCCGCAAGGCCATCATGTCCGAGATCGACCACAGCCTCGCCCGCCTCGGCACCGACTACGTCGACCTGTACCAGATCCACCGCTTCGACCCGCACACCCCGGTCGAGGAGACGATGGAGGCCCTGCACGACCTGGTCAAGGCGGGCAAGGTGCGCTACATCGGGGCGAGTTCGATGTACGCCTGGCAGTTCTCCAAGATGCAGTACACGGCCGAGCGGCACGGCTGGACCAAGTTCGTCTCGATGCAGAACCACTACAACCTCCTCTACCGCGAGGAGGAGCGCGAGATGCTGCCGCTCTGCGCGGACCAGGGCGTCGGCGTGCTGCCCTGGAGCCCGCTGGCCCGCGCCCGACTCACCCGGGACTGGGGCACGGTCACCGAGCGCAGCGCGGGCGACAACTTCGGCAGCCGTCTGTACGTCGACAGCGACCGCACCGTCGTCGAGGCCGTCACCCGCGTCGCCGACGCACGCGGCGTCCCGCGCGCCCAGGTCGCCCTCGCCTGGCTGCTGCACCAGGACACGGTGGCGGCCCCGATCATCGGCGCCGCCAAGCCGCACCACATCGAGGACGCGGCCGCCGCGGTCGAACTGGAGCTCAGTGAGAAGGAGTTGGAGGAGCTCCAGCAGCCGTACGCCCCGCATCCGGTCATCGGTCACTGA
- a CDS encoding ferredoxin, whose translation MYIDIDHDLCVGAGQCALAAPSVFTQDDDGFSALLPGREDGGGDPMVREAARACPVSAITVSETGS comes from the coding sequence ATGTACATCGACATCGACCACGACCTCTGCGTCGGCGCCGGACAGTGCGCCCTCGCCGCCCCGTCCGTCTTCACCCAGGACGACGACGGCTTCAGCGCCCTGCTGCCCGGCCGGGAGGACGGCGGCGGAGACCCGATGGTGCGGGAGGCCGCCCGGGCCTGCCCGGTCAGCGCCATCACCGTGTCGGAAACGGGGAGTTGA
- a CDS encoding phytanoyl-CoA dioxygenase family protein, protein MTATDIGATGAPILPETGLRQFRDDGFTVVRGLFGHDEIDRLRERFAALHAAGPVPGHFEPRPSDGDPLRVHPRVMQPHEIDELSLRVLLDARLRGVLEVLLGEEVLAAQSMFYFKPPGARGQALHQDNFYLRVEPGTCVAAWIACDVIDRDNGGLEVVPGTHAMDLFCPETADADVSFAREYVPPPPGLEAVPVDMEPGDVLFFNGSLVHGSQPNRTEDRFRRSFIGHYVGRSTERIGEYYRTLTMSGGRVPLPHSEGAGPCGTEFAPHGPH, encoded by the coding sequence ATGACAGCCACGGACATCGGCGCCACCGGCGCCCCCATCCTGCCCGAGACCGGGCTCCGCCAGTTCCGCGACGACGGCTTCACGGTCGTACGCGGACTGTTCGGCCACGACGAGATCGACCGGCTCCGCGAGCGGTTCGCGGCGCTGCACGCGGCCGGGCCGGTGCCCGGCCACTTCGAGCCCCGGCCGTCGGACGGCGACCCGCTACGGGTGCATCCCCGGGTGATGCAGCCGCACGAGATCGACGAGTTGTCGCTGCGGGTCCTCCTCGACGCTCGGCTGCGCGGTGTGCTGGAGGTGCTGCTCGGGGAGGAGGTGCTGGCCGCGCAGAGCATGTTCTACTTCAAGCCGCCCGGTGCCCGGGGGCAGGCCCTGCACCAGGACAACTTCTATCTCCGCGTCGAGCCGGGCACGTGTGTGGCGGCGTGGATCGCGTGCGATGTGATCGACCGGGACAACGGTGGCCTCGAAGTCGTCCCCGGCACCCACGCCATGGACCTGTTCTGCCCGGAGACGGCGGACGCCGACGTGTCCTTCGCGCGGGAGTACGTCCCGCCGCCGCCCGGCCTGGAGGCCGTACCCGTCGACATGGAGCCGGGGGACGTCCTGTTCTTCAACGGCAGCCTGGTGCACGGCTCGCAGCCCAACCGTACGGAGGATCGTTTCCGCCGGTCGTTCATCGGGCACTACGTGGGGCGTTCGACCGAGCGGATCGGCGAGTACTACCGCACGCTGACGATGAGTGGCGGCCGCGTCCCACTGCCGCACAGCGAGGGCGCGGGGCCGTGCGGCACGGAGTTCGCACCGCACGGGCCACACTGA